In Sorghum bicolor cultivar BTx623 chromosome 8, Sorghum_bicolor_NCBIv3, whole genome shotgun sequence, one genomic interval encodes:
- the LOC8155684 gene encoding protein ELC-like — translation MATTTAAATGTVVLVDAALAPYEYPDLRWLVRKHVLAVLQEFPTLSPSVDTYTSDSGASTVLLNARGLLTVSSALPPVLLTLWLPREYPYLPPLAYVFPAAAPSSAAPLSLARDHPFVDHRTGRVRRTVPYLEDWAVPRSSLAGLVRSLVAALRMCHPLTPRFGSAVVHATTRATPVEEEQERMRTALLDELVSRLGRDTAAFRGHVDEDIHAMSSIQGSLRARGDAMDRAVRDLEDERLRLERAVTASLSHRGKLLAWLHKTSSRAPEHDARAPPPLAPHAAAGDAPRWLESKASELAVDDTVDALGHALEDGDLISFQEYIKRVKVLAREQFFHCHAAGTSMMSKHTK, via the coding sequence atggcgacgacgacggcagCAGCCACCGGCACGGTGGTGCTGGTAGACGCGGCGCTGGCTCCGTACGAGTACCCTGATCTCCGGTGGCTAGTCCGGAAGCACGTCCTCGCCGTCCTCCAGGAGTTCCCCACCCTGTCGCCGTCCGTCGACACCTACACCAGCGACAGCGGCGCGTCCACCGTGCTGCTCAACGCGCGGGGCCTCCTCACCGTCTCCTCCGCCCTGCCGCCGGTGCTCCTCACGCTATGGCTTCCCCGGGAGTACCCGTACCTGCCGCCGCTCGCCTACGTCTTCCCCGCCGCGGCGCCGTCGTCGGCGGCTCCGCTCTCGCTCGCCCGCGACCACCCCTTCGTCGACCACCGCACCGGGCGCGTCCGCCGCACGGTGCCCTACCTCGAGGACTGGGCCGTGCCGCGCTCCAGCCTCGCTGGCCTCGTGCGGAGCCTTGTTGCGGCCTTGAGGATGTGCCACCCGCTGACACCCCGCTTCGGCTCCGCCGTCGTCCACGCCACGACCAGAGCGACGCcggtggaggaggagcaggagcgcATGCGCACGGCGCTGCTCGACGAGCTTGTGTCGAGGCTGGGCAGGGACACGGCCGCCTTCCGCGGCCACGTGGACGAGGACATACACGCCATGTCCTCCATCCAAGGCAGCCTCCGAGCGCGGGGCGACGCCATGGACCGCGCCGTCCGCGACCTCGAAGACGAGAGGTTGCGGCTGGAGCGCGCCGTGACGGCCAGCCTTAGCCACCGCGGCAAGCTGCTGGCCTGGCTGCACAAAACAAGCAGCCGCGCGCCCGAGCACGACGCGAGAGCGCCACCGCCTCTGGCACCgcacgcggcggcgggcgaCGCGCCGCGGTGGCTCGAGAGCAAGGCGTCGGAGCTCGCCGTGGACGACACCGTGGACGCCCTTGGCCACGCCCTGGAGGACGGCGACCTCATCAGCTTCCAGGAGTACATCAAGCGTGTCAAGGTGCTTGCTCGGGAGCAATTTTTCCATTGCCATGCAGCAGGCACCTCGATGATGAGCAAGCACACCAAATAA